Proteins from a single region of Candidatus Bathyarchaeota archaeon:
- a CDS encoding phosphoribosylformylglycinamidine synthase subunit PurQ, whose amino-acid sequence GEEINSNPNGSLENIAGICNLNGNIVGLMPHPERASEPSINPYGSDDGLLVFESMLNYINH is encoded by the coding sequence GGAGAAGAGATCAATTCAAATCCAAATGGTTCATTGGAAAACATTGCTGGCATTTGTAATCTAAATGGCAATATTGTTGGACTTATGCCCCATCCAGAGAGAGCTTCAGAACCTTCAATTAATCCTTACGGAAGTGATGACGGTTTATTGGTTTTTGAATCTATGTTAAATTATATCAACCATTAA